From Nocardioides sp. HDW12B, the proteins below share one genomic window:
- a CDS encoding S8 family serine peptidase, producing MRKPVRLSLGLSLAAALGATLALPGTPASAATNAPLQPYLAEQLSDLRLLESTTVLVHGESLQAAKDAVTASGMKASTSFDKIGVVVARGTKVQITDVRSQPGVTYVEGNQPIEFAQYTSNKATRGQEALDTLTGVDGSRLDGSGVSVGVIDSGVDPNHPYFAEADGSSAVVANKKVACDPFELACQVVDAGPLDTDTLSAGGHGTHVNGIVAGREVTAGGQPLHGAAPGANLVSLSTGAVLFIVGADAALNWVLENHEAPCGEGVSAAECPPIKVTNNSYGPSGGGEFDPNSATVKLQRALAAEGVVTVWAAGNDGGDGSESLTNPPGQDPTPGIISAASYNDLETGTRDGEVSEFSSRGKAGQAQTYPDISAPGDTITSSCRIYLPICTTGLDPVDGGNYNTISGTSMAAPHIAGIVAQLFEDSPNATPAQIENALKSTAYKYSFGAPYENGTSFDKGAGLVDVVAAANALS from the coding sequence ATGCGGAAGCCCGTCCGCCTCTCACTCGGCCTGTCGCTCGCCGCCGCCCTCGGCGCGACGCTCGCCCTGCCCGGCACCCCGGCCAGCGCCGCCACCAACGCCCCGCTGCAGCCCTACCTCGCCGAGCAGCTCTCCGACCTCCGCCTGCTGGAGTCGACCACCGTGCTCGTGCACGGCGAGTCCCTTCAGGCGGCCAAGGACGCGGTCACCGCCTCCGGCATGAAGGCCTCCACCAGCTTCGACAAGATCGGCGTCGTCGTGGCGCGCGGCACCAAGGTGCAGATCACCGACGTCCGCAGCCAGCCCGGCGTGACCTACGTCGAGGGCAACCAGCCGATCGAGTTCGCGCAGTACACCTCCAACAAGGCCACCCGCGGCCAGGAGGCGCTCGACACGCTGACCGGCGTCGACGGCTCGCGCCTCGACGGCTCCGGCGTCAGCGTCGGCGTCATCGACTCCGGCGTCGACCCGAACCACCCCTACTTCGCCGAGGCGGACGGCTCCAGCGCCGTCGTGGCCAACAAGAAGGTCGCCTGCGACCCGTTCGAGCTCGCCTGCCAGGTCGTCGACGCCGGCCCCCTCGACACCGACACCCTGTCGGCCGGTGGCCACGGCACGCACGTGAACGGCATCGTGGCCGGCCGTGAGGTCACCGCCGGCGGTCAGCCGCTGCACGGTGCCGCCCCGGGCGCCAACCTGGTCTCGCTGTCCACCGGCGCGGTCCTCTTCATCGTCGGCGCCGACGCCGCCCTCAACTGGGTGCTCGAGAACCACGAGGCCCCCTGCGGCGAGGGCGTCTCGGCCGCCGAGTGCCCGCCGATCAAGGTCACCAACAACTCCTACGGCCCCTCGGGCGGCGGCGAGTTCGACCCCAACTCCGCGACCGTGAAGCTCCAGCGTGCGCTGGCCGCCGAGGGTGTCGTGACCGTCTGGGCCGCCGGCAACGACGGTGGCGACGGCTCCGAGTCGCTGACCAACCCGCCCGGGCAGGACCCGACCCCCGGCATCATCTCCGCGGCGTCGTACAACGACCTCGAGACCGGCACCCGCGACGGTGAGGTCTCCGAGTTCTCCTCGCGCGGCAAGGCCGGCCAGGCGCAGACCTACCCAGACATCTCGGCCCCCGGCGACACCATCACCTCGTCGTGCCGCATCTACCTGCCGATCTGCACCACCGGGCTCGACCCGGTCGACGGCGGCAACTACAACACCATCAGCGGTACGTCGATGGCGGCCCCGCACATCGCCGGCATCGTGGCCCAGCTGTTCGAGGACTCGCCCAACGCGACCCCGGCCCAGATCGAGAACGCCCTGAAGTCGACGGCGTACAAGTACTCGTTCGGAGCGCCGTACGAGAACGGCACCTCGTTCGACAAGGGCGCCGGCCTGGTCGACGTCGTGGCCGCGGCCAACGCCCTCAGCTGA
- a CDS encoding YihY/virulence factor BrkB family protein: MTETTAQGTDRDENATPDPDHPAKPEKPTELDARSWKYVARKAVREFSDDQCTDQAAALTYYAVLAIFPALLALTSVLGLIGQADEAIDTVIDVMRPLVERDTLNNVVRPVLEGMASSQAAGFTFVAGLAGALWSASGYVGAFSRAMNRVYEISEGRPFWKLRPTMLLVTLVGVFLTATVLVMLVVSGPVAQAIGDVVGVGDQAVFIWGIAKWPVLAFLVMCIVALLYYATPNVQQPKFRWISVGAAVAIVIWVLASVAFAFYVANFGSYDKTYGSLAGVIVALLWLWLTNIALLFGAEIDSEMERGRELQAGMVAEEELQLPARDTRNIEKARQKELEDIERGRQIREAADADGATAPSGSDTSDDSDDRDGPGATAAGATGSEDPAAGDDALGAEPGHAVRRELPRPHPAAGPTGGPTALSPQAASASRGPLVAVGATGAVVGAAVWRFIRRGSA, encoded by the coding sequence ATGACCGAGACCACGGCGCAGGGCACGGACCGCGACGAGAACGCCACGCCCGACCCCGACCACCCCGCGAAGCCGGAGAAGCCCACCGAGCTCGACGCGCGGTCGTGGAAGTACGTCGCCCGCAAGGCCGTCCGCGAATTCAGCGACGACCAGTGCACCGACCAGGCCGCCGCGCTGACCTACTACGCGGTGCTCGCCATCTTCCCGGCGCTGCTCGCGCTGACCTCGGTGCTCGGCCTCATCGGGCAGGCGGACGAGGCGATCGACACGGTCATCGACGTCATGCGGCCCCTCGTCGAGCGCGACACCCTGAACAACGTCGTCCGACCCGTCCTCGAGGGCATGGCGTCCTCGCAGGCCGCCGGTTTCACGTTCGTCGCCGGTCTCGCCGGAGCGCTCTGGTCCGCCTCGGGCTACGTCGGCGCGTTCTCCCGCGCGATGAACCGCGTCTACGAGATCTCCGAGGGACGCCCCTTCTGGAAGCTGCGCCCCACGATGCTGCTCGTCACGCTCGTCGGGGTCTTCCTGACCGCGACCGTGCTCGTGATGCTCGTGGTCTCCGGACCGGTGGCCCAGGCAATCGGCGACGTCGTGGGTGTCGGCGACCAGGCCGTCTTCATCTGGGGGATCGCCAAGTGGCCGGTGCTCGCCTTCCTCGTCATGTGCATCGTGGCGCTGCTCTACTACGCCACCCCGAACGTCCAGCAGCCGAAGTTCCGGTGGATCTCGGTCGGCGCCGCCGTCGCCATCGTGATCTGGGTCCTTGCGTCCGTGGCCTTCGCCTTCTACGTCGCCAACTTCGGCAGCTACGACAAGACCTACGGCTCGCTGGCCGGCGTCATCGTGGCGCTGCTGTGGCTCTGGCTCACCAACATCGCGCTGCTCTTCGGCGCCGAGATCGACTCCGAGATGGAGCGGGGCCGCGAGCTCCAGGCCGGCATGGTGGCTGAGGAAGAGCTGCAGCTGCCCGCCCGTGACACCCGCAACATCGAGAAGGCACGCCAGAAGGAGCTCGAGGACATCGAGCGCGGCCGCCAGATCCGCGAGGCCGCGGACGCCGACGGCGCGACCGCCCCGAGCGGCTCCGACACCTCCGACGACTCGGACGACAGGGACGGCCCGGGCGCCACGGCAGCGGGCGCGACCGGCTCCGAGGACCCGGCGGCCGGCGACGACGCGCTGGGCGCCGAGCCCGGCCACGCCGTACGCCGTGAGCTGCCGCGACCGCACCCGGCCGCCGGACCCACGGGCGGGCCGACCGCCCTGTCCCCGCAGGCGGCCTCCGCCTCCCGGGGACCGCTGGTGGCCGTCGGGGCGACCGGGGCCGTCGTCGGCGCCGCCGTCTGGCGCTTCATCCGACGCGGCTCGGCCTGA